The Pseudomonas sp. B21-023 genomic interval CACCCTGGGCAAACGCCTGAGCAGCGTGCTACCCGACTGGCTGCCGGGCCACTGCGCCAATGGCAGCAAATGGCCCACCCCCAATGCCTGCTGGCAGGCGCTGATGAACTTGCAAAGCCAGCGCCTGGACGGCTGCGTGCTGGTCAGTGGCGAGCCGCTGCTGTTGCAATCGGGGCTCAATGCCGGCCTGTGGACGGTGGGGCTTGCGGCCTGCGATCAGGGCTCAGCGCAATGGCAGGCACTGAGCCGGCAGGAACGGGAGCTGGCCCGCGGCAAGGCCACCCTGGCGCTGTTCGGCCTGGGCGTGCACTCGGTGATTGACCACCTCGAATCCCTTGATGCCTGCCTCGCGGATATCGCCCAGCGCCGGCAAAAAGGCGAGAAACCCTGATACATCCCCGTTGATACGGGTCATGCAAAGCGCCGGCAGGTGGATTACGCTAGAAGACAGGCCCGAACCTTTGCCGCTTCGCTGAGGTCCATGCCTTGCCAAGTCATTGATGGAGTAAGAACAATGCCTGCCCGCGAACTGCAAGAGCGCCTGAATAGCCTGCGCGAGCAACTGGATCGCAATGTGCCGCTTTCGGAAGAGGAGCTGGCCAGCCTGCATGAAGAAGCCAGGCAGATCGAGGCCCAGCTGAAGCTTGAGGAAGCCACCCCGGACAACAACCTCGTCGACGGCGTGAACCTCGCCATCGAACGCTTCGAGGCCGAACACCCCGACCTTACCGCCACCCTGCGCAGCATTGCCAACTCGCTGCACAGCATGGGGATCTGAACCCAAGGGGCTGCGTTGCAGCCCATCGCCGGCAAGCCGGCCCCCACAGGGATTGCGCCAATCTGCTCTCTGTGGGAGCTGGCTTGCCGGCGATGGGCCGCTTCGCGGCCCGGTTACATTACTGCCGCACCAACCGCAGGTTCTGTGGGTTGATCGCCCCGGTGCTGCGGTACGGGTTGATATCCAGCCCCCCCCGGCGCACATACCGTGCATACACCGTCAGGTGCTCAGGCTTGAGCAGGTTCTTCAGGTCCAGGTAGATCCGCTCCACGCACTGCTCGTGGAAATCGGCATGCTGGCGGAAGCTGATCAGGTAGGTCAGCAGGCTGGCATGGTCCAGTGCCCGCCCTTTGTATTCCACCACCACGCTGCCCCAGTCCGGCTGGCCAGTAACCGGGCAGTTGGATTTGAGCAAGTGGCTGTGCACGGTCTCTTCCACCACGCGATCCGCCGCGCAGCGCAGCAGTTCAGGCTGCGGTTGCTCGTAGTTGCTGATGCTCACATCCAGCGCATCGATGCACTGGCCCGGCAAGGCGCTCACGCCTTGGCCTTCGACCTCGGCCAAGGTGCTGACCTTGACCGCGACCGGTTTGCCCGCAGCGGCAGACAAGTCGTTCGCCAGGCACGCCTGCAACTCGGCCACCGAGGCGAACACGGTCTGGTTCAGCGAGTTGAGGTACAGCTTGAAGGACTTGGACTCGATGATGTTCGGCGAGTCGCAAGGGATGGCGAACTCGCCGATGGCCACCACCGGCTTGCCCGAAGGCAGCAGCCAGGACAGCTCGAAGCAGTTCCAGAAATCCACGCCCTGCCACGGCAGCGCGTCGCCACTCACGCCCAGCTCGGCCCACTTGGCCAGGCGCGGGATAGGGAACAGCAGCGAGGGGGTGTAAGTGGCGATGTATTCGCTGGACTTGCCCAGCGGGGAGTGTTCGGCGGCGGGATGCATGGAAACTGACCTGAAGGTTCGAAATTGCCCCTAGTCTACCGGTTTTGCACCCCGCCTTGGAGCCGATGTCACTCGATGGTCAGCGGCCCGACCATGCCGGCCTGGTAATGGCCCGGTACGTTGCAGGCGAACTCGATGGGCGCCGATTTGCGGAAGGTCCAGGTCAGCTCCGCGCGCTGGCCAGGCTGCACCAGCACGGTGTTGCCGGTGTCGTGGCCATGGCCGCCGCCCATCATCTGGCTGTGGTCCATCTGGCCATGGTCCATGCCTTCGTGATTCATGCCGGCGGTAAAGATCTTGCCCTGCATGGCGACCATTTCCTTTTGATGTGCGGCATGCATGGCCTTGTCGCCGAGATTGAACTCGTGGGGCAGCTTGCCTTCATTGACCAGCACGAAACGTACGGTTTCGCCGGCCTTGACCTTGATGCTCTTGGGTTCGAAGGCGATGTCCTTGAGCACCACCTCGACAGTGCGGGTGGCCTTGGCTGCCGGCGCCGGCTCGCCGAAAGCGAAGGGTTTGGCTTCGCCAGCGAAGGTGGGCAGGCTGGTCAGGGCAAGCGCGGCGGTGAGCAACAGGTGTTTCATGGGTGACTCCAGATCAATGCAGCGAAGATGGCACCATTGTCGAAAAGGCTGGCTGGCAGCTGGCTGACGGGAAGATTACAACTTTGTCAGCTTGGGCAGGCCGCCAGATCGTCACGTATCATTTCGGCATCACGTTGGCCCGAACCGTTGGTAAACACATGAAACTGCTGATCGTCGAAGACCAGGCCAAGACCGGCCAGTACCTGAGCCAGGGCCTGAGCGAGGCCGGCTTCGCCACCGAACTGGCCAGCGACGGCGACACAGGCCAGCACCTGGCCCTGAGCGGCGACCACGACCTGCTGATCCTCGACGTGATGCTGCCGGGGCGCAACGGCTGGCAGATCCTCCAGGCGGTGCGCCAGGCCGGGCTGGACACCCCGGTGCTGTTCCTCACCGCCCGCGATGCCGTCGAGGACCGCGTGCACGGCCTGGAGCTGGGCGCCGACGACTACCTGGTCAAACCCTTCGCCTTCTCCGAACTGCTGGCCCGTGTACGCAGCCTGCTGCGCCGTGGCGCCAGTGCCAGCCAGGATACCTGCCTGGCCCTGGCCGACCTGCGCCTGGACCTGATTCGCCGCCGCGCCGAGCGCGCCGGTCAGCGCATCGACCTGACCGCCAAGGAGTTCGCCCTGCTCGAACTGCTGCTGCGCCGCCAGGGCGAGGTGCTGCCCAAGTCGCTGATCGCCTCGCAGGTGTGGGACATGAATTTCGACAGCGACACCAACGTCATCGAGGTGGCCATCCGCCGCTTGCGCCTGAAGATCGACGACAGCCATGCCGCCAAGCTGATCCATACTGTGCGCGGCATGGGCTACGTGCTCGAAGAGCGCCACGACTGATGCGCCGCCTGTCCCTGGGCCGCCGCCTGGCGCTACTGTTCGCCGCCTGCACCGCGGCCGTGTCGCTGGGCGCCGGCCTGCTGTTCAACCGCGCCAGCGAGCAGCATTTCGTCGAACTCGACCAGCAACTGCTCAGTGGCCGGCTTTCGCTGATGAGCAGCCTGCTTGCCGGTGTCACCACCCAGCAGCAACTGGCCACGCGTCTGCCGGCGCTGCTCAACGAGCTGAGCCACCAGTCCGACCTGGCCTTGCGTGTGCGCGGCGCCGACGGCGAGCCGTGGTTCGCCAGCCGGGGCGAGCTGCCGCAGGCCCCCACCCCTACCGGCCTGGCCACGCTGCACAGCCACGGGGTCGATTACCGCAGCCTCAGCGCGCCACTGGTCGACGGCCAGCCCGCTTCGCCACAACTGACCCTGTTCCTCGACATCACCCACCACCAGCACTTCCTGCAAGGCATGCAGCGGTTGATCTGGCTCACCGTCGGCCTGTCGGCGCTGGCCACCGCGCTGCTCGGTGCCTGGGCCGTACGCCGTGGCCTGAAACCGCTGCGGCAGATGGGCAAGGTGGCCGCCAGCGTCACCGCCGGCTCGCTAACCACGCGCTTGCCGGCCGCCGAGATGCCCGAGGAACTGGCCGAGCTGGCCGGCACCGTCAACGCCATGCTGCAGCGCCTGGACGATGCCTTCCAGCGCCTGTCGGCGTTCTCCGCCGACATCGCCCACGAGCTGCGCACGCCGCTGTCCAACCTGCTGACCCACACCCAGGTCACCCTCACCCGCCCGCGCAGCCTCGAGGAGTACCGCGAGGCCCTGCACGGCAACCTCGAGGAGCTGCAATGGATGGCCCAGCTGGTCAACGACATGCTCTACCTGGCCAAGGCTGACCACGGCCTGCTGATGCCCAGCCGCCAGGCGCTGGACCTGGCAACGGAGGCCGATGCGTTGCTGGAGTACTACGCGCCGCTGGCCGAGGACGCCGAGGTGCGTTTGTTGCGTGAGGGCCAGGCCCATGCCAAGGGCGACCGGCACATGCTGCGCCGGGCGCTATCGAACTTGCTGGACAACGCCCTGCGCTTCACCCCCGCCGGAGGGGAGATCCGGGTAAGCTTGGAGCCTGGGCTGCGCATCGTGGTAGCCAACACCGGGCCGGCGATTGCGCCGCAACTGCTGGAGCGATTGTTCGACCGCTTCTACCGGGCGGATCCGGCGCGCCAGGAAGGCAGCAGCGAGCATGCGGGGTTGGGGCTGGCGATCACCCGTTCGATCGTGCAGGCACATGGGGGACGCATCAGGGCAGAGTGCGCGGATGGCTGGACGCGGTTTGTGATCGAGTTGTCCGAATAGGGGCTGCTACACAGCCCATCGCTGGCAAGCCAGCTCCCACAGGGCTCTTGCAAGCCTGTACTTTGTGGGAGCCGGCTTGCCGGCGAAAGGGGCGCCATGCCTTACTCGTAACGCAACGCCATCGCCGGTTCGATCTGCGAGGCGCGGTACGCCGGGTAGATCGTCGCCAGGAAGCTCATCACCAGCCCCGCCACGCAGATGATCGCCACATCGCCCCATTGCAGC includes:
- a CDS encoding phosphonoacetaldehyde phosphonohydrolase-related protein is translated as MQDAPAFTAVLFGLRGCLVQATDGGPLPAPGALDSLLRLRSQQVPCIWLDELSATLGKRLSSVLPDWLPGHCANGSKWPTPNACWQALMNLQSQRLDGCVLVSGEPLLLQSGLNAGLWTVGLAACDQGSAQWQALSRQERELARGKATLALFGLGVHSVIDHLESLDACLADIAQRRQKGEKP
- a CDS encoding DUF4404 family protein is translated as MPARELQERLNSLREQLDRNVPLSEEELASLHEEARQIEAQLKLEEATPDNNLVDGVNLAIERFEAEHPDLTATLRSIANSLHSMGI
- the queF gene encoding NADPH-dependent 7-cyano-7-deazaguanine reductase QueF (Catalyzes the NADPH-dependent reduction of 7-cyano-7-deazaguanine (preQ0) to 7-aminomethyl-7-deazaguanine (preQ1) in queuosine biosynthesis); the protein is MHPAAEHSPLGKSSEYIATYTPSLLFPIPRLAKWAELGVSGDALPWQGVDFWNCFELSWLLPSGKPVVAIGEFAIPCDSPNIIESKSFKLYLNSLNQTVFASVAELQACLANDLSAAAGKPVAVKVSTLAEVEGQGVSALPGQCIDALDVSISNYEQPQPELLRCAADRVVEETVHSHLLKSNCPVTGQPDWGSVVVEYKGRALDHASLLTYLISFRQHADFHEQCVERIYLDLKNLLKPEHLTVYARYVRRGGLDINPYRSTGAINPQNLRLVRQ
- a CDS encoding plastocyanin/azurin family copper-binding protein, giving the protein MKHLLLTAALALTSLPTFAGEAKPFAFGEPAPAAKATRTVEVVLKDIAFEPKSIKVKAGETVRFVLVNEGKLPHEFNLGDKAMHAAHQKEMVAMQGKIFTAGMNHEGMDHGQMDHSQMMGGGHGHDTGNTVLVQPGQRAELTWTFRKSAPIEFACNVPGHYQAGMVGPLTIE
- a CDS encoding heavy metal response regulator transcription factor, yielding MKLLIVEDQAKTGQYLSQGLSEAGFATELASDGDTGQHLALSGDHDLLILDVMLPGRNGWQILQAVRQAGLDTPVLFLTARDAVEDRVHGLELGADDYLVKPFAFSELLARVRSLLRRGASASQDTCLALADLRLDLIRRRAERAGQRIDLTAKEFALLELLLRRQGEVLPKSLIASQVWDMNFDSDTNVIEVAIRRLRLKIDDSHAAKLIHTVRGMGYVLEERHD
- a CDS encoding heavy metal sensor histidine kinase; the protein is MMRRLSLGRRLALLFAACTAAVSLGAGLLFNRASEQHFVELDQQLLSGRLSLMSSLLAGVTTQQQLATRLPALLNELSHQSDLALRVRGADGEPWFASRGELPQAPTPTGLATLHSHGVDYRSLSAPLVDGQPASPQLTLFLDITHHQHFLQGMQRLIWLTVGLSALATALLGAWAVRRGLKPLRQMGKVAASVTAGSLTTRLPAAEMPEELAELAGTVNAMLQRLDDAFQRLSAFSADIAHELRTPLSNLLTHTQVTLTRPRSLEEYREALHGNLEELQWMAQLVNDMLYLAKADHGLLMPSRQALDLATEADALLEYYAPLAEDAEVRLLREGQAHAKGDRHMLRRALSNLLDNALRFTPAGGEIRVSLEPGLRIVVANTGPAIAPQLLERLFDRFYRADPARQEGSSEHAGLGLAITRSIVQAHGGRIRAECADGWTRFVIELSE